From a region of the Rhipicephalus microplus isolate Deutch F79 chromosome X, USDA_Rmic, whole genome shotgun sequence genome:
- the LOC119162028 gene encoding uncharacterized protein LOC119162028, with product MRLVLESLLLAMLLAQGSRGHQSIFHAPIVSLQPIAAPAWPHGGSYAHTHVLPSGPNYADQRFITHGAPVIHYGHHAPAIVTVHKSSARPLVYGGWQAPISAYVKYVKPATIKTHVPAPVFTALTFKHPLTTTKLTHAHHHYHPQHAVTAYTQTHVPPPPIGRAIVTSYFNVPGSGVSGAPAGFPSLGINDHTPGVSNVHPPATGLAFLGDHDVDYNRRSWVRPSVPVYKSLRGDHVEEVRSSTGPSVTAEYKPQAVHPFVRLSDSDDQISTRKEPNLALPSRQALTYPVPSRLDEPSLGLASLQEDSQQAQFGSRVPRGAARRRGEGAGPGFGDRGKLRWPFEIDFAALNNTEAESRGESYEAPSYSDATESPA from the coding sequence GAATCGCTGCTGCTGGCCATGCTTCTGGCTCAAGGTAGCCGTGGCCATCAGAGCATCTTTCACGCGCCTATAGTAAGCCTGCAGCCCATCGCCGCACCGGCCTGGCCTCACGGTGGTAGTtacgcgcacacacacgtgcTGCCCTCGGGACCAAATTATGCGGACCAGCGCTTCATCACCCATGGCGCGCCGGTGATCCACTATGGCCACCATGCACCAGCCATCGTCACCGTCCACAAATCTAGCGCAAGACCTCTCGTCTACGGCGGGTGGCAAGCGCCAATTTCAGCGTATGTTAAATACGTTAAACCGGCTACCATAAAGACTCACGTTCCGGCACCCGTTTTCACGGCCCTGACATTCAAGCACCCGTTGACTACCACCAAGTTGACCCACGCCCACCATCACTACCACCCTCAACATGCGGTCACAGCCTATACCCAGACGCACGTACCACCTCCTCCAATTGGGCGCGCCATTGTTACCAGTTATTTTAACGTACCCGGTTCAGGTGTCTCTGGCGCTCCCGCAGGCTTCCCATCTCTGGGCATCAACGACCACACTCCCGGTGTCTCCAACGTCCATCCACCAGCCACCGGTTTGGCGTTCTTAGGTGATCACGACGTAGATTACAACCGCCGCAGCTGGGTCAGACCTTCGGTGCCAGTCTACAAATCACTCAGGGGTGACCACGTCGAAGAAGTTCGTAGCTCGACAGGCCCATCGGTGACTGCTGAATACAAGCCACAGGCTGTGCACCCCTTTGTTCGTCTGAGCGACAGTGACGATCAGATATCTACGAGGAAGGAACCGAATCTCGCCCTGCCTTCGAGACAAGCTTTGACGTATCCCGTTCCTTCGAGGCTTGATGAACCGTCGTTGGGACTTGCATCTTTGCAAGAAGATTCCCAGCAAGCGCAGTTTGGTTCCAGGGTGCCGCGCGGTGCAGCAAGACGACGGGGTGAGGGAGCGGGTCCCGGGTTCGGAGACCGCGGAAAGCTGCGTTGGCCTTTCGAAATCGACTTTGCCGCCCTTAATAACACTGAAGCAGAGTCACGTGGCGAATCATATGAGGCACCCTCTTACAGTGATGCCACAGAAAGCCCCGCCTAG